A single Cnuibacter physcomitrellae DNA region contains:
- the nadE gene encoding ammonia-dependent NAD(+) synthetase has protein sequence MRPLQKTIIDELEAKPEIDPAQEVENRVSFLCDYLRASGARGFVLAVSGGQDSSLTGRLCQLAVERLREEGREVEFVTVRMPYRVQADEDDAQLALGFIQAGPGVVINIQHGVDGVARDYAEAVGGDMSDFTKGNVKARTRMVAQYALAGERGLLVVGTDHAAEAVTGFFTKYGDGGVDITPLTGLTKRQGKQILAYLGAPARLYEKAPTADLLDHEPGQTDEANLGLTYSDIDDFLEGREVEESVAEAIEQRFLATRHKRTVPATPFDTWWRV, from the coding sequence GTGCGCCCACTTCAGAAGACCATCATCGACGAGCTCGAGGCCAAGCCCGAGATCGATCCGGCCCAGGAGGTCGAGAACCGCGTCTCGTTCCTCTGCGACTACCTCCGCGCCAGCGGCGCCCGGGGATTCGTCCTCGCCGTCAGCGGGGGCCAGGACTCCAGCCTCACCGGTCGCCTCTGCCAGCTGGCGGTCGAACGCCTCCGTGAGGAGGGACGCGAGGTCGAGTTCGTCACCGTCCGGATGCCGTACCGGGTCCAGGCCGACGAGGACGACGCTCAGCTCGCCCTCGGCTTCATCCAGGCCGGGCCGGGTGTGGTGATCAACATCCAGCACGGCGTCGACGGTGTCGCTCGCGACTACGCCGAGGCCGTCGGAGGCGACATGTCCGACTTCACCAAGGGCAACGTGAAGGCCCGCACCCGGATGGTGGCGCAGTACGCCCTCGCCGGCGAGCGGGGCCTGCTCGTGGTGGGCACCGACCACGCGGCCGAGGCGGTGACCGGGTTCTTCACGAAGTACGGCGACGGCGGCGTCGACATCACCCCGCTCACGGGGCTGACCAAGCGCCAGGGCAAGCAGATCCTGGCGTACCTGGGCGCCCCGGCCCGGCTGTACGAGAAGGCGCCGACCGCCGACCTGCTCGACCACGAGCCCGGCCAGACCGACGAGGCGAACCTCGGGCTCACCTACTCCGACATCGACGACTTCCTCGAGGGTCGCGAGGTGGAGGAGTCGGTGGCCGAGGCGATCGAGCAGCGCTTCCTCGCCACGCGGCACAAGCGCACCGTGCCCGCCACCCCGTTCGACACCTGGTGGCGCGTCTGA